In one window of Bernardetia sp. DNA:
- a CDS encoding SDR family oxidoreductase has translation MTYFKNKIIWITGASSGIGEELVYALSNLNQNTKIIISARRTEELERVKNTSQNKENIAVLPLDLAKSDFEQKTAAAISFFGKIDILVHNGGISQRSYIKDTKMEVYRRIMEVNYFGYVGLTQAILPHFVEQQNGHFVVISSVLGKLSTPMRGAYASSKHALYGFFDGLRAEFYKDSIKVTMIAPGFIRTNVAINALTESGDKFAKMGKNTGKGYPADKCASQILKAIKNQKKETYVGKPFGKERLGLYVRRFFPNLFFKIARKQAPE, from the coding sequence ATGACCTACTTCAAAAACAAAATTATTTGGATTACAGGAGCTTCTTCAGGTATTGGAGAAGAGCTTGTTTATGCGCTTTCTAATCTGAATCAGAATACAAAAATTATCATTTCGGCAAGGCGAACAGAAGAACTAGAGCGAGTGAAAAATACTAGCCAAAATAAAGAAAATATTGCTGTTTTGCCTTTAGATTTAGCAAAATCTGATTTTGAGCAAAAAACGGCAGCAGCCATTTCATTTTTTGGGAAAATAGATATTCTAGTTCATAATGGAGGAATTAGTCAGCGTTCCTATATCAAGGATACGAAAATGGAAGTCTATCGCAGAATTATGGAAGTCAATTATTTTGGTTATGTTGGACTTACGCAAGCTATCTTACCTCATTTTGTAGAGCAGCAGAACGGACATTTTGTAGTGATAAGTAGCGTTTTGGGAAAGCTCTCTACACCTATGCGTGGTGCGTACGCAAGTTCAAAACACGCTCTGTATGGTTTTTTTGATGGACTTAGAGCCGAATTTTATAAGGATAGCATCAAAGTTACGATGATTGCCCCTGGTTTTATTCGCACTAATGTAGCCATCAATGCACTTACAGAAAGTGGAGATAAGTTTGCTAAAATGGGTAAGAATACTGGCAAGGGTTATCCTGCTGATAAGTGTGCCTCCCAAATTTTGAAAGCTATCAAAAATCAGAAGAAAGAAACGTATGTAGGCAAGCCGTTTGGTAAGGAGCGTTTAGGACTTTATGTAAGACGATTTTTCCCTAATTTATTCTTCAAAATTGCTAGAAAACAAGCTCCAGAGTAG
- a CDS encoding DoxX family protein produces MLLDTISFFTNPSEGKFFLQVICSLFLAILFIQSGFNKVFRWDENWAWLVDHFKGSYLEKPVTPLLVIVTIVEVAAGVFSGVGVIALFLGTVKWAYLGAILATINITMLFFGQRVVKDYEGAADLVNYFILCVISVYILSGGIS; encoded by the coding sequence ATGTTATTAGATACTATTTCATTTTTTACCAATCCATCAGAGGGCAAGTTTTTTTTACAAGTCATTTGCTCGCTTTTTTTGGCTATTTTGTTCATACAATCTGGATTTAATAAAGTCTTTCGTTGGGATGAAAACTGGGCTTGGCTCGTCGACCATTTTAAAGGCTCATATTTGGAAAAACCTGTAACTCCTCTTTTGGTCATCGTTACAATTGTAGAAGTGGCTGCTGGGGTTTTTAGTGGTGTGGGCGTAATTGCGTTATTTTTGGGAACTGTTAAATGGGCGTATTTGGGAGCTATTTTAGCTACCATTAATATTACGATGCTCTTTTTCGGACAGCGTGTAGTGAAAGATTATGAAGGAGCTGCTGATTTGGTAAATTATTTTATTCTGTGTGTAATTTCAGTTTATATTTTGAGTGGGGGAATTTCGTAA
- a CDS encoding phytoene desaturase family protein gives MKKVIVIGSGFAGLSSAACLAQKGFDVTVLEKNDSLGGRARQWITEGFTFDMGPSWYWMPDVFEDYFALFGKKVSDYYDLRRLDPGYRVCFGEDDFVDIPASMEELEALFESYEEGSSEKLREFLAQAKYKYEVGMNEYVFRPSHSITEFIDYRLMKESLRIQMLTSMSKHVRKYFTNEKLIKLLEFPVLFLGATPQNTPALYSMMNYADLSLGTWYPMGGMNKIIEAMVSIAEEQGVKFETETEVQKIVTKNGKAHSVLTSQGEFEADWIVAGNDYHNTDQKLLDKSDRNYSEKYWDDRTMSPSSLLFYLGIDKRLENLEHHNLFFDEDFNKHAEEIYTSPRWPSRPLFYACCPSQTDDEVAPEGKENLFLLIPIAPGLPDGESIREKYYNLVMERLENLTGQKIREHVILKRSYALDDFKSDYNSFKGNAYGLANTLAQTAFFKPKMKSKKVSNLFFTGQLTVPGPGVPPSIISGRVVADEVAKEAKKIFEMMEV, from the coding sequence ATGAAAAAAGTAATAGTAATCGGTTCTGGTTTTGCTGGTCTTTCATCAGCTGCTTGTTTGGCTCAAAAAGGTTTTGATGTAACCGTTTTAGAAAAAAATGATTCTCTTGGTGGGCGAGCAAGGCAATGGATTACAGAAGGTTTTACTTTCGACATGGGACCGAGTTGGTACTGGATGCCAGATGTTTTTGAGGATTATTTTGCGCTTTTTGGAAAAAAGGTAAGTGATTATTACGATCTCCGTCGTCTAGACCCTGGATATAGAGTATGTTTTGGAGAAGACGATTTTGTAGATATTCCTGCCTCAATGGAAGAACTGGAAGCTCTTTTTGAAAGCTATGAAGAGGGGAGTAGTGAAAAATTACGTGAGTTTTTGGCACAAGCAAAATACAAATACGAAGTAGGAATGAATGAATATGTTTTTCGTCCTTCACATTCGATTACTGAATTTATTGATTATCGTCTGATGAAAGAAAGTCTGCGTATTCAGATGCTAACTTCTATGAGCAAACATGTTAGAAAATATTTTACCAATGAAAAGCTGATAAAACTTTTAGAGTTTCCTGTATTGTTTTTGGGGGCTACACCACAAAATACGCCAGCCCTTTACAGTATGATGAATTATGCTGATTTGTCGTTAGGAACGTGGTATCCGATGGGAGGAATGAATAAAATCATTGAAGCGATGGTAAGCATTGCAGAAGAACAAGGCGTAAAGTTTGAAACTGAAACGGAAGTGCAGAAAATTGTTACTAAGAATGGAAAAGCGCATTCTGTTTTAACCTCACAAGGAGAGTTTGAAGCGGATTGGATTGTGGCAGGAAATGATTATCACAATACCGACCAAAAGCTACTAGATAAATCTGATAGAAACTACTCTGAAAAATATTGGGACGACCGTACAATGTCGCCATCTAGCCTTTTGTTTTATTTAGGAATAGACAAACGATTAGAAAACTTAGAGCATCACAATCTCTTTTTTGATGAAGACTTTAATAAGCACGCAGAAGAAATTTATACAAGTCCTCGCTGGCCTTCACGTCCTTTGTTTTATGCGTGTTGTCCCTCGCAGACAGATGATGAAGTTGCACCAGAAGGAAAAGAAAATTTATTCTTACTTATTCCGATTGCCCCAGGCTTGCCAGATGGAGAGTCTATCAGAGAAAAATATTACAATCTTGTAATGGAAAGGCTAGAAAACCTGACAGGACAAAAAATCAGAGAACATGTTATTTTGAAGCGTAGTTATGCTTTAGATGATTTCAAATCGGATTACAATTCCTTCAAAGGAAATGCCTACGGACTTGCCAATACGCTTGCTCAAACAGCATTTTTCAAACCGAAAATGAAATCTAAAAAGGTAAGTAATTTGTTTTTTACAGGACAACTGACCGTTCCAGGACCTGGTGTTCCTCCTTCTATTATTTCTGGTCGTGTGGTGGCTGATGAAGTGGCTAAAGAAGCAAAAAAGATTTTTGAAATGATGGAGGTTTAG
- a CDS encoding T9SS type A sorting domain-containing protein, with amino-acid sequence MKHIQLSLIFLLLIFVLPISLQASIIYVDVAATGANNGTSWQNAYTKLQDAIDASQYCDSIKVAEGNYVPKTSNNSFTLRDIKLYGGYPSLNLRNLSTQQVENLRNTTLYPTILQHRFMLSPLPTDHPIMVASSNLEGSCSVSVSDENGMLLYSYANIIDGVRFQGNTGVKISITEKGNDVKFRFSNCIFDGKDRLNRRGSFGVQVTECYNAYIRPRFYQCTFQNYSFAGFATSLPQQFAGYHIISTTFEECVFKDSKRGISLISSLPEGSAQNSTGIVTYIYRCEFKNLKSNSTRELGGSIFINGNEARNIWVYSYNNIFYDNDRVLYANIPQLRQVANFGGVPQLNAVFKFYNDTFYRNNTNTTHAAFTFYNKDQQYPDNEFAPSLQLKNCISWQNANAEGKWMTLDKGTHVEITNSLLETTINTNAIENLRANPTFDRVRTAGTIFYGQNPLFMNDNLATLNLALQPNSVCRNTGVTRGGTDFLGKPRTIEGQTDMGAYEFCPYNDTCSEADNDVQPPRKIAVTNGEELKSNEILVYPNPAQEVVNISSKEQILSIRILNIQGQVLRTVTNRNKINLNGLANGVYLLNITTKEGTSTKRFVKH; translated from the coding sequence ATTTTTGTTCTGCCTATTTCTCTACAAGCAAGCATTATTTATGTAGATGTAGCTGCAACTGGCGCAAATAATGGTACATCTTGGCAAAATGCTTATACAAAATTACAAGACGCCATAGACGCTTCACAATACTGTGATTCTATCAAAGTAGCAGAAGGAAATTATGTGCCTAAAACTTCAAATAACAGCTTCACTCTACGAGACATAAAGTTATATGGAGGTTATCCTAGTCTTAATCTGCGTAACCTTTCAACTCAACAAGTAGAGAACCTTAGAAATACTACGCTTTATCCGACTATTCTTCAACATAGATTTATGCTTTCTCCTTTGCCTACTGACCACCCTATTATGGTTGCTTCTTCCAATTTAGAAGGTTCTTGCTCAGTGTCGGTTAGTGATGAGAATGGAATGTTGTTATATTCTTATGCCAACATTATCGATGGAGTCAGGTTTCAAGGAAACACAGGGGTTAAGATTTCTATAACAGAAAAAGGAAATGACGTAAAATTTAGATTCTCCAACTGTATTTTTGATGGCAAAGACCGTCTTAATAGAAGAGGAAGTTTTGGGGTACAGGTTACTGAATGTTACAATGCTTATATTAGACCAAGGTTTTATCAATGTACTTTTCAAAATTATTCTTTTGCTGGATTTGCTACCAGTCTTCCACAACAATTTGCAGGCTATCATATAATATCAACTACTTTCGAAGAGTGCGTTTTTAAGGACTCAAAACGAGGAATTTCTCTCATAAGTTCGTTGCCAGAGGGTTCTGCACAAAACTCTACAGGTATTGTTACTTATATTTATCGCTGTGAGTTTAAAAACTTAAAATCAAACTCTACACGTGAATTAGGAGGAAGTATTTTTATTAATGGAAATGAAGCTAGAAATATTTGGGTTTATTCATATAACAACATATTCTATGATAACGACAGAGTGCTGTATGCCAATATTCCCCAACTTCGTCAAGTTGCAAATTTTGGAGGTGTACCACAACTAAATGCTGTATTCAAATTTTATAATGACACATTTTACAGAAACAATACAAATACCACTCACGCAGCTTTTACTTTCTACAACAAAGACCAACAATATCCAGACAATGAATTTGCTCCATCTTTACAGTTAAAAAATTGTATCTCGTGGCAAAATGCAAATGCAGAAGGTAAATGGATGACGTTAGATAAAGGAACACATGTGGAAATCACAAATAGCCTTTTAGAAACTACAATCAATACAAATGCTATCGAAAACCTTAGAGCAAATCCTACTTTTGATAGAGTTAGAACAGCAGGAACAATATTTTACGGACAAAATCCACTTTTTATGAATGATAATTTAGCTACTCTCAATTTAGCTCTTCAGCCAAATTCTGTTTGTAGAAACACAGGTGTAACACGAGGAGGAACAGATTTTCTAGGAAAACCACGAACCATTGAAGGACAGACAGATATGGGTGCGTATGAGTTTTGTCCATACAATGATACTTGTAGTGAAGCAGACAACGACGTTCAACCACCACGTAAAATAGCTGTAACAAATGGAGAAGAATTAAAAAGCAATGAAATCCTTGTTTATCCTAATCCAGCGCAAGAGGTAGTAAATATTTCTAGCAAAGAGCAGATTCTTTCTATTCGTATTCTGAATATTCAAGGACAAGTTTTGCGTACTGTTACAAATAGAAATAAAATAAACCTCAACGGCTTGGCTAATGGTGTTTACCTCTTAAATATCACAACAAAGGAAGGTACATCTACTAAACGATTTGTAAAGCACTAA
- a CDS encoding NAD(P)/FAD-dependent oxidoreductase — translation MLVPATSSELNFTSELHIPTANKPRIVIIGGGFAGLELTKKLRSLDAQIVMIDRYNFHTFQPLLYQVATAGLEADAIAGPLRKVLKSNKNKSDFYFRVATVTEINHEKNTVDTNIGSLRYDYLVIANGSKTNFYGNKSIEEKAFALKQVPQALAIRNHLLRNFEKAQLAETIEEQQSLMNIVIVGGGPTGVEVAGALGELKLHVLPKDYPELDFRRMQIHLVEAGGQLLNGMTDNASKKAEEYLKDFTVQIWKEVSVKDFDGHTVTLSNGMSLPSTTLVWAAGVTGNLIKGLPEEVIFKGNRIIVDEFSRVKGFDTIFALGDIAAMVSEEHPEGFPMLAPVAMQQGKTLGDNLNRLLNKKEMKPFKYFDKGSMATVGRNRAVVDLPNKMSFQGFFAWFVWLFVHLMFIIGFKNRLVILTSWIWNYFTYDRSNRLIIPNDIKSKKAKEELYV, via the coding sequence ATGTTAGTCCCTGCCACCTCTTCAGAACTCAATTTTACATCCGAATTACATATTCCAACAGCTAACAAACCTCGCATCGTAATTATTGGAGGTGGATTTGCTGGATTAGAACTGACCAAAAAACTTCGCTCTCTTGATGCTCAAATTGTGATGATTGATAGGTATAATTTTCATACCTTCCAACCTCTTCTCTATCAAGTAGCTACAGCTGGCTTAGAGGCAGATGCCATCGCAGGACCGTTGCGTAAGGTTTTGAAAAGCAATAAAAATAAATCTGATTTTTATTTTAGAGTAGCAACTGTTACAGAAATTAATCACGAAAAAAATACAGTTGATACAAATATTGGTTCGCTTCGTTACGATTATTTAGTCATTGCCAATGGTTCAAAAACCAATTTTTATGGCAATAAATCCATTGAAGAAAAAGCATTTGCCTTAAAGCAAGTCCCACAGGCTTTAGCTATTCGAAATCATTTGTTGAGAAATTTTGAAAAGGCACAGCTTGCCGAAACCATTGAAGAGCAGCAGTCATTAATGAACATTGTGATTGTGGGAGGAGGTCCAACAGGGGTTGAGGTAGCAGGCGCATTAGGAGAATTGAAGTTACACGTTTTGCCAAAAGATTATCCAGAGCTAGACTTTAGAAGAATGCAAATTCATTTGGTGGAAGCAGGAGGTCAGCTCTTGAATGGAATGACAGATAATGCCAGTAAGAAGGCAGAAGAATATTTAAAAGATTTTACTGTTCAGATTTGGAAAGAAGTCAGTGTAAAAGATTTTGATGGACATACTGTAACGCTTTCCAACGGAATGTCTTTGCCTTCCACTACACTCGTTTGGGCAGCAGGAGTTACAGGAAATCTTATCAAAGGACTTCCAGAAGAAGTTATATTTAAAGGAAACCGAATTATTGTTGATGAGTTTAGCAGAGTAAAGGGGTTTGATACTATTTTTGCTCTTGGTGATATTGCTGCTATGGTTTCAGAAGAACATCCTGAAGGTTTTCCAATGCTTGCACCAGTAGCTATGCAACAAGGAAAGACTCTTGGCGATAATCTAAACAGATTATTGAATAAAAAAGAAATGAAACCGTTTAAATATTTTGATAAAGGAAGTATGGCAACTGTTGGAAGAAACCGAGCAGTAGTAGATTTGCCTAACAAGATGAGTTTTCAAGGCTTTTTTGCATGGTTTGTTTGGCTTTTTGTACACCTTATGTTCATTATTGGTTTTAAAAACCGTTTAGTAATCCTGACAAGTTGGATTTGGAATTACTTTACCTACGATAGAAGCAACCGTCTGATAATTCCCAATGATATAAAATCCAAAAAAGCAAAAGAGGAATTGTATGTATAA
- the aroQ gene encoding type II 3-dehydroquinate dehydratase, which translates to MKKQLWIINGANLNLLGKREPSIYGNQSFEEYFDTLKNSFSKEVELCYFQSNHEGKIIDKLHELGFDDTIVGIVLNAGAFTHTSVAIGDAISSINTPVIEVHISNTFAREEFRHKSYLSKNCIGVIVGFGMESYRLGIEYFINELRTENQRS; encoded by the coding sequence ATGAAAAAGCAACTTTGGATTATTAATGGAGCAAATCTAAATCTTTTAGGAAAACGAGAACCTTCTATTTACGGAAATCAGTCTTTTGAAGAATATTTTGATACATTAAAAAACAGTTTTTCAAAAGAGGTAGAACTTTGTTATTTTCAATCCAATCACGAAGGCAAAATTATAGACAAATTGCATGAGCTGGGTTTTGATGATACTATTGTTGGAATTGTCTTGAATGCTGGCGCATTTACACACACTTCAGTAGCCATTGGAGATGCAATTTCTAGTATCAATACACCAGTTATTGAAGTTCATATTTCGAACACATTTGCTCGTGAGGAGTTCAGACACAAAAGTTATTTGAGTAAAAACTGTATCGGTGTAATCGTCGGTTTTGGAATGGAAAGTTATCGTTTGGGAATAGAATATTTTATCAATGAATTACGAACTGAAAATCAGCGAAGCTAA